A stretch of Microbacterium caowuchunii DNA encodes these proteins:
- a CDS encoding ferritin-like fold-containing protein, translating into MWDWLRRRRAPAVRALRLRSRGDLDGAVRVDFAELAPEVDIFLGQAAYLQLGFFETLSELISATPELARKESLSRAAGAALRKHEALVAVIRERGDDPTALMLPFREPLDAFRTATHGVHPQETLISVHITAGMLDDFYVALSASYGETGRRVARTLEADDDRQVIVEIIKDTIASDREWSSLLAMWGRRLVGDTLLIARSALRRTGDGAALEERVEPVFTQLMAAHARRMESMGLSS; encoded by the coding sequence GTGTGGGATTGGTTGCGACGTCGCCGTGCCCCCGCGGTGCGCGCCCTCCGGCTGCGTTCGCGCGGCGACCTGGACGGCGCCGTCCGCGTCGACTTCGCGGAGCTCGCCCCCGAGGTGGACATCTTCCTCGGGCAGGCCGCCTACCTGCAGCTGGGGTTCTTCGAGACGCTCAGCGAACTGATCTCCGCGACGCCCGAGCTGGCGCGGAAGGAATCCCTCTCGCGTGCGGCGGGGGCGGCCCTGCGCAAGCACGAGGCGCTGGTGGCCGTCATCCGTGAGCGCGGTGACGATCCCACCGCCCTCATGCTGCCGTTCCGCGAGCCGCTGGACGCCTTCCGGACGGCGACGCACGGCGTGCATCCGCAGGAGACGCTGATCTCGGTGCACATCACGGCGGGCATGCTCGACGACTTCTACGTCGCCCTGTCGGCCAGCTACGGGGAGACCGGACGCCGGGTCGCCCGCACCCTCGAGGCGGACGACGACCGCCAGGTGATCGTGGAGATCATCAAGGACACGATCGCGTCTGACCGGGAGTGGTCGTCGCTGCTGGCCATGTGGGGGCGCCGGCTCGTCGGCGACACGCTGCTGATCGCGCGGTCCGCGTTGCGCCGCACCGGTGACGGGGCGGCGCTGGAGGAACGCGTCGAGCCGGTGTTCACGCAGCTGATGGCCGCGCACGCCCGCCGGATGGAGTCCATGGGCCTGTCCTCCTGA
- a CDS encoding DUF3107 domain-containing protein produces MEIRIGIANTGRELNFETDQPADVVKKSVADALGEGAPFVGFTDVKGNSYLVPSAALAYIELGTEETRRIGFVA; encoded by the coding sequence GTGGAGATCCGCATCGGCATCGCTAACACCGGCCGCGAACTGAACTTCGAGACTGACCAGCCCGCCGACGTCGTGAAGAAGTCCGTCGCGGACGCCCTCGGCGAAGGTGCCCCGTTCGTCGGATTCACCGACGTCAAGGGGAACTCCTACCTGGTCCCCTCCGCCGCGCTCGCCTACATCGAGCTGGGCACCGAGGAGACGCGCCGGATCGGCTTCGTCGCCTGA
- a CDS encoding ATP-dependent helicase, which yields METVTARTGAAPASEQLAWDDDQVAVISRGPAASGVVVGAPGSGKTAVIVARAAALVAGGLDPDAVLVLTPTRQTATALRDRLSLAMGRARSGPPARSLASLAFEIVRAYDVQQGQPAPRLLTGADDDQIVHELLRGDEADEAEGLPSRWPEGFGAAVRSSRAFRSEVRAFVAECTALGITAGDLVELADRCEVPVWRALAGFIAEYDDVRASLRAAHRDAAGLVDEAVALVRRLDHADPAFAAVRRLRAVLVDDAQELTLGGVALLEALHDRGVAVTAFGDPDIGSGVFRGARPEHFARLADALGGASVLRTVHRGTPAQEDVVRTVTQRIGAAGIVAHRAAPRMTGADDSVRVLLARSAVEEHDAIARLLRERHLRDGVPWHRCAVIAHDSRQVATLETELSAREVPARAPGLVEPLGRRGCVRNLVGVIGAAADDAVADPAETLLAAGLDPVDLRRLRAALRQAEIAAGGTRSARELLASGLRHPTELVLLGTREALRAAKVAETLALLRTQLDEGASAHQLVWTAWSRSGFQRVWVQTAAGNGPLAEQAGRDLDAIVALVQAAKRFGERAEDGGVADPMVFVRGILDSDVAEDLFTVPSSRERVQVLTPTAALGLEFDTVVIAGLQDGVWPNTRLRGTLLQGWRLSEARLPDAVPSSSLDRRREVLHDELRLFARALSRAERALVVTAVDDDAHAPSPFLEILPDAVPAPVVHPLSLRGLVAAHRRMLSSPGSSAAAREHAAAQLALLADARVAGAHPDSWYGIVEPSSTAALRDPRAESVRVSPSRVEALERCELDWVIGDLGGDPGTVTAGLGTLVHHALETAGPDAESLWAAVESRWSELEFEAPWRERAERARARDLVRRLAAYLRQFEAAGGRLLGAESRFEVPLPFAGDPEAQPIILSGTIDRVEATPDDRVVIVDLKTGKSVPHTDAKVADHPQLAAYQVAVAAGAVPDAGGREGAGARLLVLQPGTRHDFTTPTQHPLDEGARAAFLARLQTAAAVMSGAAFRAPYEEHCRDDFGHGLCRIHTVPPVSAS from the coding sequence ATGGAAACCGTGACCGCGCGCACCGGGGCTGCTCCGGCATCCGAGCAGCTCGCCTGGGACGACGACCAGGTCGCCGTGATCTCCCGGGGTCCGGCCGCCTCCGGCGTCGTGGTCGGTGCCCCCGGTAGCGGCAAGACCGCGGTCATCGTGGCCCGCGCCGCCGCGCTCGTGGCGGGCGGGCTGGATCCCGACGCGGTCCTCGTGCTGACGCCGACCCGGCAGACGGCGACGGCACTGCGCGATCGCCTCTCCCTCGCGATGGGTCGCGCCCGCTCCGGGCCACCCGCCCGGTCGCTCGCCTCCCTGGCCTTCGAGATCGTGCGTGCGTACGACGTGCAGCAGGGGCAGCCGGCTCCCCGGCTGCTGACCGGTGCCGACGACGACCAGATCGTGCACGAACTGCTGCGCGGCGATGAGGCGGACGAGGCGGAGGGCCTGCCGTCGCGCTGGCCCGAGGGCTTCGGGGCGGCGGTCCGCTCCTCCCGGGCGTTCCGGAGCGAGGTGCGCGCGTTCGTCGCGGAATGCACGGCTCTCGGCATCACGGCGGGGGATCTGGTGGAACTCGCCGATCGCTGCGAGGTGCCGGTGTGGCGGGCGCTGGCCGGGTTCATCGCGGAATACGACGACGTGCGTGCGAGCCTGCGCGCCGCCCATCGTGACGCGGCGGGGCTGGTGGACGAGGCCGTCGCCCTCGTCCGACGCCTCGACCACGCGGACCCGGCCTTCGCCGCCGTCCGCCGGCTGCGCGCCGTGCTCGTCGACGACGCGCAGGAGCTCACCCTCGGCGGGGTGGCGCTGCTCGAGGCCCTGCACGACCGCGGGGTGGCGGTGACCGCGTTCGGCGATCCCGACATCGGGTCCGGGGTGTTCCGCGGCGCGCGGCCCGAGCATTTCGCGCGCCTGGCCGACGCCCTGGGCGGGGCGTCCGTGCTGCGGACGGTGCACCGCGGCACGCCGGCCCAGGAGGACGTGGTGCGCACCGTCACGCAGCGCATCGGGGCGGCCGGGATCGTGGCGCACCGCGCCGCACCCCGGATGACGGGCGCCGACGACTCCGTCCGGGTGCTGCTGGCGCGTTCCGCGGTGGAGGAGCATGACGCGATCGCCCGGCTGCTGCGGGAGCGGCACCTCCGGGACGGCGTGCCATGGCATCGTTGCGCGGTCATCGCCCACGATTCCCGGCAGGTGGCGACGCTCGAGACGGAGCTTTCCGCCCGTGAGGTGCCGGCACGGGCGCCGGGGCTCGTCGAGCCGTTGGGACGCCGCGGGTGCGTACGCAACCTCGTCGGCGTGATCGGGGCCGCGGCGGACGATGCGGTGGCGGACCCGGCCGAGACGCTGCTCGCGGCGGGACTGGACCCCGTGGACCTCCGTCGCCTCCGCGCAGCGCTCCGGCAGGCGGAGATCGCGGCCGGGGGAACCCGCAGCGCGCGGGAACTCCTGGCGTCGGGACTGCGCCATCCGACCGAGCTGGTCCTGCTGGGCACACGCGAGGCGCTCCGCGCGGCGAAGGTCGCCGAGACGCTGGCGCTGCTGCGCACCCAACTGGACGAGGGCGCGAGCGCGCATCAGCTCGTCTGGACGGCGTGGTCGCGGAGCGGCTTCCAGCGGGTCTGGGTGCAGACGGCCGCGGGGAACGGGCCTCTCGCCGAGCAGGCCGGGCGTGACCTCGACGCGATCGTGGCACTGGTCCAGGCGGCCAAGCGCTTCGGCGAGCGGGCGGAGGACGGCGGGGTCGCGGACCCGATGGTCTTCGTGCGCGGCATCCTCGACAGCGATGTGGCCGAAGACCTGTTCACGGTGCCCAGCAGCCGCGAGCGCGTCCAGGTGCTGACCCCCACGGCGGCGCTCGGTCTCGAGTTCGACACCGTGGTGATCGCGGGTCTCCAGGACGGCGTGTGGCCGAACACGCGGTTGCGGGGGACGCTGCTGCAGGGCTGGCGGCTGTCCGAGGCGCGGCTGCCGGATGCGGTGCCGTCGTCGTCGCTGGACCGTCGCCGGGAGGTGCTGCACGACGAACTGCGGTTGTTCGCCCGGGCGCTGTCCCGGGCCGAACGGGCGCTCGTGGTCACGGCCGTCGACGACGACGCGCACGCGCCCAGCCCCTTCCTCGAGATCCTGCCCGACGCGGTTCCCGCGCCGGTCGTGCACCCGCTGTCGTTGCGCGGACTGGTCGCGGCGCACCGCCGGATGCTGTCCTCGCCGGGATCGTCGGCGGCTGCGCGCGAGCACGCGGCGGCGCAGCTGGCGCTGCTCGCCGACGCCCGCGTGGCGGGGGCGCATCCGGATTCCTGGTACGGGATCGTGGAGCCGAGCTCCACGGCGGCATTGCGCGATCCGCGGGCGGAGAGCGTGCGCGTGTCGCCGTCGCGGGTGGAGGCTCTGGAACGCTGCGAACTCGACTGGGTCATCGGGGATCTCGGCGGCGACCCCGGGACGGTCACGGCGGGTCTGGGCACGCTCGTGCACCACGCGCTGGAGACGGCGGGACCCGACGCCGAATCGCTGTGGGCCGCGGTCGAGTCGCGGTGGAGCGAGCTCGAGTTCGAGGCGCCGTGGCGCGAGCGGGCCGAACGGGCCCGCGCCCGCGACCTGGTGCGCAGGCTGGCGGCGTATCTGCGTCAGTTCGAGGCCGCCGGCGGGCGGCTCCTGGGGGCGGAATCGCGGTTCGAGGTCCCGCTGCCGTTCGCGGGCGATCCCGAGGCGCAGCCGATCATCCTCTCGGGGACCATCGACCGGGTGGAGGCGACACCGGACGACCGCGTGGTGATCGTCGATCTGAAGACCGGGAAGAGCGTGCCGCACACGGACGCGAAGGTCGCCGATCATCCGCAGCTGGCCGCCTACCAGGTGGCGGTGGCGGCGGGCGCGGTCCCCGACGCCGGCGGGCGGGAGGGCGCGGGGGCGCGGCTGCTCGTCCTGCAGCCCGGCACCCGGCACGACTTCACGACCCCGACGCAGCATCCGCTGGACGAGGGCGCGCGCGCGGCGTTCCTCGCCCGGCTCCAGACGGCCGCCGCCGTGATGAGCGGCGCGGCGTTCCGCGCACCGTACGAGGAGCATTGCCGGGACGACTTCGGTCACGGTCTATGCCGCATCCACACCGTGCCTCCGGTGAGCGCCTCGTGA
- a CDS encoding ATP-dependent DNA helicase — protein sequence MPHPHRASGERLVTGRISAAAIAAALGQFPPTDEQTAVIESPLGPALVIAGAGSGKTETMAGRVVWLVANGIVRRDQVLGLTFTRKAAGELAERIQHRLARLAEFERRGLLERLEDLHRSGALAVFAELERAGAGEDARRAALDALVVPGGTPQPEVPAVDDLLDRPTVATYNSFADAIVREHAVRIGRDAEAVVLSESAAWLLMRRVVLTSEDRELDGYDGALRTLIDNALRVARDSVDNLVDLAELERFPERFRDVLERPSETARTTVYAEVRTDAAAVDRLALFARLARAYAERKQRLGVIDFADQVAGAYEIALADPGVAAELRDRYRVVLLDEYQDTSVVQTLLLARLFASTAVMAVGDPNQAIYGWRGASAGNLEGFPAAFAPTTGCARFSLLTSWRNSPAVLAAATAVLAPLTARSSGAVGELRARPGAAPGDVRIEARTDLDAETEAVAAWFAEVRRERAARGETTTAAILFRAKRHMPRFAEALARHGIPYRMLGLGGLLTTPEIVDIVSALRVVSDPAAGSSLIRLLSGPRWAIGVADLARLADLGRRIARHDAGGAPVDADVLARLRATGAEDRGSLIDALDFFLRHRADHGWLAEFTPAGRERLRDAAAVFAGLRQAAGTLPIPELIRAIEIELRLDIELAANETRGPARTASAQVRAFVDEVGAFLSADEHGSITSLLAWLDHAERSDDLAPRTDPPEPDVVQLLTIHGSKGLEWDAVAVVRLVEGELPTAPRETRGWLGAGVLPYEFRGDAAWLPVYEWSGAQSPTQQALRRAREAFIEAHRRRALDEDRRLAYVAVTRARDHLLLTGSFWAGTSRPRPLSPFLREMGEALGLPVPEEDPGENPYADVVRTLTWPIDPLGARRPAITAAASAVTAALAAPRVEPDEELALLLAEREERMRPTPGHAPVRIPASAYKDFVADYASAVAAVERPLPERPYTETTLGTRFHAWVERRAGMSAMTSLDDALWDSSEDGDPAGADADAAFDRLVDTFERSEWGPLQPIEVETEIDFRHVGLDGRPHVVVCKLDAVYRREDRGGRIEIVDWKTGRAPRNADEARERMVQLELYRRAYHERHGVPLDEIDVALYYVAEDRVMRG from the coding sequence ATGCCGCATCCACACCGTGCCTCCGGTGAGCGCCTCGTGACCGGCCGGATCAGTGCCGCGGCGATCGCCGCCGCCCTCGGGCAGTTCCCGCCGACGGACGAGCAGACCGCGGTCATCGAATCACCGCTCGGACCGGCATTGGTGATCGCCGGTGCGGGGAGCGGGAAGACCGAGACGATGGCCGGCCGCGTCGTCTGGCTGGTGGCCAACGGCATCGTCCGCCGTGATCAGGTGCTGGGGCTCACCTTCACCCGCAAGGCCGCGGGCGAACTCGCGGAGCGCATCCAGCACCGGCTCGCGCGGCTGGCGGAGTTCGAGCGCCGCGGCCTCCTCGAGCGCCTCGAGGATCTGCACCGGAGCGGCGCTCTGGCCGTGTTCGCGGAACTCGAGAGAGCGGGCGCGGGCGAGGATGCCCGCCGCGCCGCCCTCGATGCGCTCGTGGTCCCGGGCGGCACCCCGCAGCCGGAGGTCCCGGCGGTGGACGATCTGCTGGACCGCCCCACCGTGGCCACCTACAACAGCTTCGCCGATGCGATCGTGCGCGAGCACGCGGTGCGGATCGGACGTGACGCCGAGGCCGTCGTGCTGTCCGAATCGGCGGCCTGGCTGCTGATGCGGCGGGTGGTGCTGACGTCGGAGGACCGGGAGCTCGACGGGTACGACGGGGCACTGCGCACGCTGATCGACAACGCGCTGCGCGTGGCTCGGGACAGCGTGGACAACCTGGTCGACCTGGCGGAGCTGGAGCGGTTCCCGGAGCGGTTCCGGGACGTCCTGGAACGGCCATCGGAGACCGCTCGGACCACGGTGTACGCCGAGGTGCGGACGGATGCCGCGGCGGTCGACCGCCTGGCGCTGTTCGCCCGGCTCGCCCGGGCGTACGCCGAGCGCAAGCAGCGCCTCGGCGTGATCGATTTCGCCGACCAGGTCGCGGGAGCGTACGAGATCGCCCTGGCCGACCCCGGCGTGGCGGCCGAGCTCCGCGACCGTTACCGCGTGGTCCTGCTCGACGAGTATCAGGACACCTCCGTCGTGCAGACGCTGCTGCTCGCGCGGCTGTTCGCGTCCACGGCCGTCATGGCGGTGGGGGACCCCAACCAGGCGATCTACGGATGGCGCGGGGCGAGTGCGGGGAACCTCGAGGGGTTTCCGGCTGCGTTCGCGCCCACCACGGGTTGCGCGCGCTTCAGCCTGCTCACCAGCTGGCGCAACAGTCCGGCGGTGCTCGCCGCGGCCACCGCCGTGCTCGCGCCGCTGACGGCGCGCTCGTCCGGGGCTGTGGGGGAGCTGCGTGCCCGCCCCGGCGCGGCACCGGGAGACGTGCGTATCGAGGCGCGGACCGACCTCGACGCCGAGACGGAGGCCGTGGCCGCCTGGTTCGCGGAGGTCCGTCGCGAACGGGCCGCCCGCGGCGAGACGACGACCGCCGCCATCCTCTTCCGGGCGAAGCGTCACATGCCGCGGTTCGCGGAGGCGCTCGCCCGCCACGGCATCCCGTACCGGATGCTGGGACTGGGCGGGCTCCTGACCACTCCCGAGATCGTGGACATCGTCAGCGCGCTCCGGGTGGTCAGCGACCCGGCGGCGGGATCGTCCCTCATCCGGCTGCTCTCCGGTCCGCGCTGGGCCATCGGCGTGGCGGACCTCGCCCGGCTGGCCGACCTCGGCCGCCGGATCGCCCGGCACGATGCGGGTGGGGCGCCGGTCGACGCGGATGTGCTGGCGCGCCTGCGCGCCACGGGGGCGGAGGACCGCGGGTCGTTGATCGACGCGCTGGACTTCTTCCTCCGTCACCGTGCCGACCACGGCTGGCTCGCGGAGTTCACCCCCGCGGGACGTGAGCGGCTGCGGGACGCGGCAGCCGTGTTCGCCGGACTCCGTCAGGCCGCCGGGACGCTGCCGATCCCCGAACTCATCCGCGCGATCGAGATCGAGCTGCGGCTGGACATCGAACTCGCCGCCAACGAGACGCGGGGACCGGCGCGTACCGCCTCCGCGCAGGTCCGCGCCTTCGTGGACGAGGTCGGCGCCTTCCTCTCCGCCGACGAGCACGGCAGCATCACGAGCCTGCTCGCGTGGCTCGACCACGCCGAACGGAGCGATGACCTGGCGCCCCGCACGGATCCGCCCGAGCCGGACGTGGTCCAGCTGCTCACCATCCACGGCTCCAAGGGGCTGGAGTGGGACGCGGTCGCCGTCGTGCGCCTGGTGGAGGGCGAGCTGCCGACGGCGCCGCGGGAGACGCGGGGCTGGCTCGGTGCGGGGGTGCTGCCGTACGAGTTCCGCGGCGATGCCGCGTGGCTCCCGGTCTACGAATGGTCGGGAGCGCAGTCGCCCACGCAGCAGGCCCTGCGACGTGCCCGCGAGGCGTTCATCGAGGCGCATCGTCGGCGCGCCCTCGACGAGGACCGCCGCCTCGCCTACGTCGCCGTGACCCGGGCGCGCGACCACCTGCTCCTGACCGGGTCATTCTGGGCCGGGACCAGCAGGCCGCGTCCGCTCAGCCCCTTCCTGCGCGAGATGGGGGAGGCCCTGGGCCTGCCCGTGCCCGAGGAGGACCCGGGGGAGAACCCGTACGCGGACGTGGTGCGCACACTGACCTGGCCGATCGATCCGCTGGGCGCCCGGCGCCCCGCGATCACCGCAGCCGCGTCCGCCGTGACGGCCGCGCTCGCCGCGCCCCGGGTGGAACCGGACGAGGAGCTCGCGCTCCTCCTGGCCGAACGCGAGGAACGGATGCGTCCCACTCCGGGCCATGCCCCGGTCCGCATCCCCGCCTCCGCCTACAAGGACTTCGTCGCGGACTACGCGTCCGCGGTCGCGGCGGTGGAGCGCCCCCTCCCCGAGCGCCCCTACACCGAGACGACGCTCGGCACCCGGTTCCACGCCTGGGTGGAGCGCCGGGCCGGGATGAGCGCCATGACGTCCCTCGATGACGCACTGTGGGACTCCTCGGAGGACGGCGATCCGGCGGGCGCGGATGCGGACGCCGCGTTCGACCGTCTGGTCGACACGTTCGAGCGGTCCGAGTGGGGGCCCCTGCAGCCCATCGAGGTCGAGACCGAGATCGACTTCCGTCACGTCGGGCTCGACGGCCGGCCGCACGTCGTCGTCTGCAAGCTCGATGCCGTGTACCGGCGGGAGGACCGCGGCGGCCGCATCGAGATCGTGGACTGGAAGACCGGACGCGCGCCGCGCAACGCGGACGAGGCGCGGGAGCGCATGGTGCAGCTGGAGCTCTACCGGCGCGCCTATCACGAGCGCCACGGAGTGCCGCTGGACGAGATCGACGTCGCGCTCTACTACGTGGCGGAGGACCGCGTCATGCGGGGGTGA